One genomic region from Bacillus sp. SLBN-46 encodes:
- a CDS encoding aminotransferase A, giving the protein MEHLVNNRVKNIEISGIRKFFNMVSHMDDLISFTIGQPDFPTPEHVKKAGIDAIEKDFTSYTHNAGTIELRKAACEFVEKKYELEYKADSEIIVTVGASEAIDIAFRTILVEGTEVILPGPIYPGYEPIIRMMGAVPIHVDLRENQFRFTLETIKPFITEKTRCIVLPYPSNPTGVSLSEAELKDIANFLKDKDIFVLADEIYSELSYDQKHTSIARFLKEKTIVINGLSKSHSMTGWRIGFLFAPENITKHILKVHQYNVSCANSIAQKAALEALTVGINDASAMKEEYVIRRDYVFHRLTSMGLDTVKPDGAFYFFVKIPETIPLNSFDFAIKLVNETKVAVVPGSAFSEFGEGYFRLSFACSMETLENGLNRMEQFMNNLK; this is encoded by the coding sequence TTGGAACACTTAGTAAATAACAGAGTTAAAAATATCGAAATATCAGGAATTAGAAAATTCTTTAATATGGTTTCTCACATGGATGACCTGATCTCGTTTACCATAGGCCAGCCTGATTTTCCTACGCCAGAACATGTGAAAAAAGCTGGGATTGATGCGATTGAAAAAGACTTTACTTCCTATACTCACAATGCAGGAACAATCGAATTACGGAAGGCTGCTTGTGAGTTTGTTGAAAAAAAATATGAATTGGAATATAAAGCAGATTCCGAAATAATTGTAACTGTCGGAGCAAGTGAGGCAATAGATATTGCTTTTCGAACCATATTGGTGGAAGGGACGGAAGTTATTTTACCTGGTCCTATTTATCCTGGATATGAACCCATTATCCGAATGATGGGTGCTGTACCAATACACGTAGATCTTAGAGAAAATCAATTTCGTTTCACTTTAGAAACGATAAAACCATTTATCACTGAAAAGACACGATGTATAGTGCTTCCCTATCCATCCAACCCTACTGGTGTCAGTCTATCAGAGGCTGAGCTCAAAGATATCGCAAATTTTTTAAAAGATAAAGATATCTTTGTTCTTGCAGATGAAATCTACAGTGAACTTTCCTATGACCAGAAACACACGTCTATTGCGCGTTTCTTAAAAGAAAAGACTATTGTGATTAATGGCCTTTCGAAATCCCACTCAATGACTGGCTGGAGAATAGGCTTTCTATTTGCTCCAGAAAACATTACAAAGCACATTTTAAAGGTGCATCAGTATAATGTCTCATGTGCTAATTCCATTGCTCAGAAAGCCGCATTAGAGGCTTTAACAGTAGGAATAAATGATGCTTCAGCTATGAAAGAAGAATATGTGATAAGAAGGGATTATGTGTTTCATCGATTAACATCCATGGGACTTGATACAGTTAAGCCTGATGGAGCATTTTATTTCTTTGTTAAAATCCCTGAGACAATTCCTTTAAATAGCTTTGATTTTGCCATCAAATTAGTGAATGAAACAAAAGTTGCCGTAGTTCCCGGCAGTGCATTTTCTGAATTCGGAGAAGGCTATTTCCGTTTATCCTTTGCCTGCTCCATGGAAACGCTAGAAAATGGGCTCAATCGAATGGAACAATTTATGAATAATTTGAAATAG
- a CDS encoding NAD(P)-dependent oxidoreductase has product MHNPDNTVIGFIGTGVMGKSMAGHLLDAGYPLVIYSRTKEKANELVEKGAEWVETPKEVAIKANVIFTIVGYPVDVEEVYFGENGLIPHGREGSYLIDMTTSAPSLAVKIYEEAKRRGIQSIDAPVSGGDVGAKEAKLSIMVGGEKEAFEAISPLLQHLGTNIVYQGKPGAGQHTKMCNQIAIASNMIGVCEAVIYAENAGLDPETVLKSITTGAAGSWSLSNLAPRMLKGNFEPGFYIKHFIKDMKIALDEAERMDMPVPGLALAKSLYEQLAENGEEDSGTQALYKYWKN; this is encoded by the coding sequence TTGCATAATCCAGATAACACCGTAATTGGCTTTATTGGAACTGGCGTAATGGGAAAGAGTATGGCCGGTCATTTATTAGACGCTGGTTATCCTTTAGTGATTTATTCTAGAACAAAGGAAAAGGCAAATGAGTTAGTAGAGAAAGGGGCAGAGTGGGTCGAAACTCCAAAAGAAGTGGCAATAAAGGCAAATGTGATTTTCACCATTGTCGGTTATCCAGTGGATGTAGAGGAAGTGTATTTTGGTGAAAATGGATTAATTCCTCATGGAAGGGAAGGAAGTTACCTTATTGATATGACGACTTCTGCTCCTTCTCTAGCTGTGAAAATATATGAAGAAGCCAAAAGAAGAGGGATTCAAAGCATAGACGCCCCTGTTTCTGGAGGAGATGTAGGTGCAAAGGAAGCGAAGCTATCCATTATGGTGGGTGGTGAAAAGGAAGCATTTGAAGCAATATCTCCTCTTCTGCAGCATTTGGGTACAAATATTGTGTATCAAGGAAAACCAGGCGCAGGCCAGCATACAAAAATGTGCAATCAAATTGCCATTGCATCAAACATGATTGGTGTCTGTGAGGCAGTTATCTATGCCGAAAACGCAGGGCTTGACCCTGAAACCGTATTAAAAAGCATTACAACAGGAGCAGCTGGGAGCTGGTCATTAAGCAATCTTGCACCGAGGATGCTGAAAGGGAATTTTGAACCTGGTTTTTACATAAAACATTTTATTAAGGATATGAAAATTGCTTTAGACGAGGCTGAGCGAATGGATATGCCCGTGCCTGGACTCGCATTGGCGAAGTCGCTTTATGAACAATTAGCTGAAAATGGGGAGGAAGACAGCGGTACTCAAGCTCTTTATAAATATTGGAAGAACTAA
- a CDS encoding SDR family oxidoreductase, which yields MELNLSGKSALVVASSQGLGYAIAERLVKEGVNVMISGREEEKLKQKALELQSIGTGRVAFQKADITNINDINQLVAVTNETFGGLHLLVNNAGGPRAGAFEDLTDEDWQTSFELNLLSYVRVIRAALPFLKQQGGKILNIASSSIKEPIPGLILSNTFRTGIVGLSKTLATELAPYNILINTIAPGRIATDRVKHLDQVNADKLGVEREAVELQVKAGIPLKRYGTPEEFANVAAFLLSDANSYMTGSSFLVDGGMVKAI from the coding sequence ATGGAACTAAATTTATCTGGTAAATCAGCTTTGGTTGTAGCATCCAGTCAAGGACTAGGATATGCGATTGCAGAAAGGCTTGTAAAAGAAGGTGTCAACGTCATGATTTCAGGCCGTGAAGAAGAAAAATTAAAACAAAAAGCATTAGAACTTCAGTCAATCGGTACAGGGCGAGTAGCGTTTCAAAAAGCGGATATTACAAACATAAATGATATTAACCAGTTAGTTGCTGTCACTAATGAGACGTTCGGAGGTCTACACTTACTAGTAAATAATGCAGGTGGTCCACGAGCAGGAGCGTTCGAAGACTTAACGGACGAAGATTGGCAAACTTCATTTGAACTGAATTTGTTATCCTATGTACGTGTCATTCGTGCTGCATTGCCTTTTTTAAAGCAACAGGGGGGGAAAATACTAAATATAGCTTCCTCATCAATAAAAGAACCTATTCCTGGTCTCATCCTTTCCAATACATTCCGAACAGGAATCGTAGGTTTATCAAAGACGTTGGCAACAGAATTAGCGCCTTATAATATTTTAATAAACACTATTGCTCCTGGCAGAATTGCGACTGATCGTGTTAAACATTTAGATCAAGTGAATGCCGATAAGCTGGGTGTAGAGAGGGAAGCGGTTGAACTTCAAGTAAAAGCAGGTATTCCATTGAAAAGGTACGGAACTCCTGAGGAGTTTGCCAATGTTGCTGCATTTCTCCTTTCAGATGCAAATTCCTATATGACTGGAAGTTCTTTCCTAGTAGATGGGGGCATGGTAAAGGCTATTTAG
- a CDS encoding FMN-dependent NADH-azoreductase — protein sequence MAQVLYITAHPHDESQSYSMAVGKAFIDSYKEKNPNDEVVHVDLYSENIPHIDADVFSGWGKLRSGQAFDELSSEEKAKVSRLNELSDQFIAADKYVFVTPLWNFSFPPVMKAYLDSVAVAGKTFKYTEQGPVGLLPGKKALHIQARGGIYSEGPAAQMEMGHRYISVMMSFFGINELEGLFVEGHNAMPDKAQEIKENAIARAKDLGHTF from the coding sequence ATGGCACAAGTATTATACATTACTGCGCATCCCCATGATGAATCACAATCATATAGTATGGCAGTGGGTAAAGCATTTATCGATAGCTATAAAGAAAAAAACCCGAATGATGAAGTAGTTCACGTAGATTTATACAGTGAAAATATTCCTCATATCGATGCAGATGTTTTCAGTGGATGGGGAAAGCTCCGTTCTGGACAAGCATTTGACGAACTTTCATCTGAAGAAAAAGCAAAAGTCAGCCGTCTAAATGAATTAAGTGACCAATTTATCGCTGCTGATAAATATGTATTTGTCACACCATTATGGAACTTCTCATTCCCACCTGTAATGAAAGCGTATTTAGATTCTGTTGCTGTAGCAGGTAAAACGTTTAAATATACAGAACAAGGGCCGGTAGGACTTTTACCAGGCAAAAAAGCTTTACACATCCAAGCGCGCGGTGGAATCTATTCTGAAGGACCAGCGGCACAGATGGAAATGGGTCACCGTTATATAAGTGTCATGATGAGCTTCTTTGGTATCAATGAGCTTGAAGGTCTTTTCGTCGAAGGTCATAATGCGATGCCGGATAAAGCACAAGAAATTAAAGAGAATGCTATTGCACGTGCAAAGGATCTTGGCCATACATTCTAA
- the ptsP gene encoding phosphoenolpyruvate--protein phosphotransferase produces the protein MTFLNGIAASNGIAIAKAYRLVEPDLSFEKVTVEDSAAEIDRFRQAMAQSKSELEAIRDRAKIDLGADKAAIFEAHLLVLSDPELNAPIEDKIKSENVNAETALKETADMFIMMFEQMDNEYMKERAADIRDVTKRVLSHLLGVHIVNPSMIAEEVIIVAEDLTPSDTAQLNRQFVKGFTTNIGGRTSHSAIMARSMEIPAVVGTKTATEEINNGDLVVVDGLKGEVHINPTPELVEQYRKTHEDYELQKAEWAKLVNEPTVSADDHHVELAANIGTPKDLKGVTENGGEGVGLYRTEFLYMGRDQLPTEEEQFEAYKAVLEGMSGKPVVVRTLDIGGDKELPYLELPKELNPFLGFRAIRLCLEEQDIFRTQLRALLRASSYGNLKIMFPMIATLDEFREAKAILEEEKQKLISENQKVAEHIELGIMVEIPSTAVLADQFAKEVDFFSIGTNDLIQYTMAADRMNQRVSYLYQPYSPSILRLVKMVIDAAHAEGKWAGMCGEMAGDETAIPVLLGLGLDEFSMSATSILKARSLIRNLKKSDMEKLAQEVLNMQTTDQVIAAVNSAIK, from the coding sequence ATGACGTTCTTAAATGGAATTGCTGCATCAAATGGTATTGCCATTGCGAAGGCATACCGTTTGGTTGAGCCAGATTTATCTTTCGAAAAAGTAACAGTTGAAGATTCTGCTGCTGAAATAGATCGTTTCCGTCAAGCTATGGCGCAATCAAAAAGTGAATTAGAAGCTATTCGCGATCGTGCCAAAATTGACCTTGGTGCAGATAAAGCAGCCATCTTCGAAGCACATCTTCTTGTATTAAGTGATCCAGAGTTAAATGCACCTATTGAAGATAAAATAAAGTCTGAAAATGTGAATGCTGAGACTGCTCTAAAGGAAACAGCAGACATGTTCATTATGATGTTTGAACAAATGGATAATGAATATATGAAAGAACGTGCTGCAGATATTCGAGATGTAACGAAACGTGTTCTTTCACATTTATTAGGTGTTCATATTGTCAATCCAAGCATGATTGCTGAGGAAGTAATTATTGTTGCTGAGGACTTAACTCCTTCAGATACAGCACAATTAAACAGACAGTTTGTGAAAGGTTTTACAACTAATATTGGTGGACGTACCTCTCATTCAGCTATTATGGCTCGGTCGATGGAAATTCCTGCAGTTGTCGGTACAAAGACGGCAACAGAGGAAATTAACAATGGTGACTTAGTTGTTGTAGACGGCTTAAAGGGTGAAGTTCACATTAACCCAACACCAGAACTTGTTGAACAATACCGTAAGACACATGAAGATTATGAGTTACAAAAGGCAGAATGGGCGAAATTAGTAAATGAACCTACTGTTTCTGCTGATGACCATCATGTGGAATTGGCTGCCAACATCGGAACTCCTAAAGATTTAAAGGGAGTTACAGAAAATGGTGGTGAAGGGGTAGGCCTTTACAGAACAGAATTCCTTTACATGGGTAGAGACCAACTTCCTACAGAAGAAGAGCAATTCGAAGCGTATAAGGCAGTATTAGAAGGAATGAGTGGAAAACCTGTTGTAGTAAGGACGCTTGATATCGGGGGAGATAAGGAACTTCCATATCTTGAGCTGCCTAAGGAATTAAACCCATTCTTAGGTTTCCGTGCAATCCGTTTATGTCTTGAAGAGCAGGATATTTTCCGTACCCAGCTTCGTGCATTATTACGTGCCAGCAGCTATGGTAACTTAAAAATTATGTTCCCTATGATTGCAACCTTAGATGAATTTAGAGAGGCTAAAGCGATTCTTGAAGAAGAAAAGCAAAAGCTTATTTCAGAAAATCAGAAAGTTGCGGAACATATTGAATTAGGTATTATGGTTGAGATCCCTTCTACTGCTGTTTTAGCTGATCAATTTGCTAAAGAAGTAGACTTTTTCAGTATTGGAACCAATGATTTGATTCAATACACAATGGCCGCTGACCGTATGAACCAACGTGTGTCGTATCTCTATCAGCCATACAGCCCATCTATTTTAAGATTGGTAAAAATGGTAATCGATGCTGCGCATGCGGAAGGCAAATGGGCAGGTATGTGCGGAGAAATGGCTGGGGACGAAACAGCTATTCCTGTTCTTTTAGGATTAGGACTTGATGAATTCTCTATGAGTGCAACATCCATACTAAAGGCTCGCTCCTTAATTCGGAACTTAAAAAAGTCTGACATGGAGAAGCTAGCTCAAGAAGTTCTCAACATGCAAACAACTGACCAAGTAATTGCAGCAGTTAATTCTGCTATTAAGTAA
- a CDS encoding phosphocarrier protein HPr: MAEKQFKVIAETGIHARPATLLVQTASRFDSEITLEYKGKKVNLKSIMGVMSLGVGQGADIVITAEGNDADEALNSLAETLKKEGLAE; the protein is encoded by the coding sequence ATGGCAGAAAAGCAATTTAAGGTAATAGCAGAAACAGGAATTCACGCAAGACCAGCAACTTTATTAGTTCAAACAGCTAGCAGATTCGATTCTGAAATTACATTAGAATATAAAGGCAAAAAAGTTAACTTAAAATCTATTATGGGTGTTATGTCTCTAGGTGTGGGCCAAGGAGCTGACATTGTGATCACTGCTGAAGGCAACGATGCAGACGAGGCATTAAACAGCTTAGCAGAAACTTTGAAAAAAGAAGGTTTGGCAGAATAA
- the glpK gene encoding glycerol kinase GlpK: MEQYILSLDQGTTSSRAILFNKKGEIIHSAQKEFTQYFPQPGWVEHSPNEIWGSILSVIAGVLSESGIKANQIAGIGITNQRETTVVWDKETGEPIYNAIVWQSRQTSGICDELREKGYNQLFREKTGLLIDAYFSGTKVKWILDNVKDAREKANDGKLLLGTIDTWLIWKLSGGRAHVTDYSNASRTLMFNIFELKWDEELLEILGVPKIMLPEVRPSSEVYANTVDYHFFGKEIPIAGVAGDQQAALFGQACFEKGMAKNTYGTGCFMLMNTGEKAVQSEHGLLTTIAWGLNGKVHYALEGSIFVAGSAIQWLRDGLRILKNAKDSEDYAAKVDSTAGVYVVPAFVGLGTPYWDSDVRGAVFGLTRGTSKEHFVRATLESLAYQTKDVLSAMEADSLIELKTLRVDGGAVKNNFLMSFQSDILNVPVERPIINETTALGAAYLAGLAVGYWDNQEEISKQWAIEQQFNPKMTDENRKTLYEGWKKAVNAAMVFK, from the coding sequence TTGGAACAATATATTTTATCCCTGGACCAAGGGACAACTAGCTCGAGAGCAATTCTTTTTAATAAAAAAGGTGAAATCATCCACTCAGCGCAAAAGGAATTTACTCAGTATTTTCCACAACCAGGATGGGTAGAACATAGTCCTAACGAGATTTGGGGTTCCATTCTCTCAGTTATTGCAGGTGTATTATCTGAATCAGGAATTAAAGCCAATCAAATAGCCGGCATAGGGATCACTAACCAGCGTGAAACCACTGTGGTGTGGGATAAAGAAACAGGTGAGCCGATTTACAATGCGATTGTTTGGCAGTCAAGGCAGACAAGCGGGATTTGTGATGAACTAAGAGAAAAAGGCTACAATCAATTGTTCCGTGAAAAAACGGGCTTGCTTATTGATGCTTATTTTTCAGGTACAAAGGTAAAGTGGATTCTAGACAATGTAAAGGATGCTCGTGAAAAAGCGAATGATGGAAAATTACTACTTGGAACCATTGATACATGGTTAATTTGGAAGCTTTCGGGTGGACGAGCGCATGTTACAGATTATTCTAATGCTTCCCGTACGTTAATGTTTAATATTTTTGAACTAAAATGGGATGAAGAACTATTAGAAATTTTAGGTGTACCAAAAATCATGCTGCCAGAGGTCCGACCATCGTCTGAAGTATATGCTAATACAGTCGATTATCATTTTTTTGGGAAAGAAATCCCCATTGCTGGCGTTGCTGGGGATCAACAAGCAGCTCTCTTCGGGCAGGCGTGTTTTGAAAAAGGAATGGCTAAGAATACCTACGGTACAGGTTGCTTTATGTTAATGAATACCGGGGAGAAAGCCGTTCAATCAGAACATGGACTACTAACAACTATTGCTTGGGGATTAAATGGGAAAGTTCACTACGCCCTTGAAGGCAGTATCTTTGTTGCTGGGTCAGCCATTCAATGGCTGCGGGATGGGCTAAGAATATTGAAGAACGCAAAGGATAGCGAGGATTATGCAGCAAAGGTAGATTCAACAGCAGGTGTCTATGTTGTTCCAGCATTTGTTGGCTTGGGTACTCCATACTGGGATAGTGATGTCCGGGGTGCAGTTTTTGGATTAACACGAGGAACTTCGAAAGAGCATTTTGTCCGGGCCACACTAGAATCCTTAGCCTATCAGACAAAAGACGTTTTATCAGCGATGGAAGCTGATTCACTTATTGAATTAAAAACGCTTCGTGTGGATGGAGGAGCAGTTAAAAATAACTTTTTAATGTCCTTCCAAAGTGACATCTTAAATGTTCCTGTTGAGCGGCCAATCATCAATGAAACTACCGCACTTGGAGCAGCCTATTTGGCAGGGCTCGCAGTTGGTTATTGGGATAATCAAGAGGAGATTTCTAAGCAATGGGCAATTGAACAGCAATTTAATCCCAAGATGACAGATGAAAATCGGAAGACTTTATATGAAGGCTGGAAAAAGGCTGTTAACGCTGCCATGGTCTTTAAATAA
- a CDS encoding DUF58 domain-containing protein encodes MTWSKDSVEDRKIPGISIFAILLIFVSLYMESKLVLFLAIFFLVIVVANKYYLKKAGDKLYLDNIYEKNHFFVEDNGQWSFIFRNEGFPILKGDLRVYFDHFVVPEGEEMESNSSMYDISIPFSIFSKQTKQVVIPFEARRRGIARIRKLEFHVPSLLGFGEIILESKTFLKQQAVVYPQPIPVKGLIEKLSVLQGVNAVPYSVYEDRLGPLGTRDYIFSDSFNRIHWKASAKKQTLQTKVFEKISEKGWTIFLNVSNGHSMTAQIEKLISGITEIAYYACNKQIPYSLCINVRTAGSTPFLFLPKGEGKEQLQKALETLASISTQNTSIPYEYMLSFYNRHLTSQPFFIHTGIRTEETNRMLLKVGQRGAKMLELTIEQEHGVLSELDIQNDRRVRQ; translated from the coding sequence ATGACTTGGAGTAAAGATTCGGTAGAAGACCGAAAGATTCCGGGTATTAGTATTTTTGCCATACTCCTTATCTTTGTCAGCTTGTATATGGAGTCAAAATTAGTCCTTTTCTTAGCCATATTTTTTCTAGTCATTGTGGTTGCTAATAAATATTATCTAAAAAAAGCAGGTGATAAGCTTTATTTAGATAATATTTATGAAAAAAACCATTTTTTTGTCGAGGATAATGGACAATGGTCATTCATTTTTAGGAATGAGGGGTTCCCCATCTTAAAGGGTGACCTAAGAGTGTACTTTGATCATTTTGTGGTTCCAGAGGGTGAAGAAATGGAATCCAATTCTTCCATGTATGATATTTCAATACCGTTTTCTATTTTTAGCAAACAAACAAAACAGGTAGTCATTCCTTTCGAAGCTAGAAGAAGGGGAATTGCCAGAATTCGTAAGCTTGAATTTCATGTGCCAAGTCTTTTAGGATTCGGAGAAATCATTTTGGAATCAAAAACGTTTTTAAAGCAACAAGCCGTGGTCTATCCCCAACCTATTCCAGTAAAAGGGCTAATAGAGAAATTGTCTGTTCTACAAGGTGTAAACGCCGTTCCTTATTCAGTTTATGAAGATCGCCTTGGTCCTTTAGGAACAAGGGATTATATATTTTCGGATAGCTTTAATCGTATCCATTGGAAAGCGAGTGCAAAAAAACAAACGCTGCAAACAAAAGTTTTTGAAAAAATTTCCGAAAAGGGCTGGACTATTTTCTTAAATGTTTCGAACGGTCACTCCATGACAGCTCAAATCGAGAAATTGATTAGTGGAATTACTGAGATTGCTTATTATGCATGTAACAAACAGATTCCTTATTCCTTATGTATTAATGTACGGACAGCAGGGAGTACCCCTTTTTTATTTCTTCCAAAAGGAGAAGGAAAAGAACAACTCCAAAAGGCATTGGAAACTCTGGCCTCCATTAGTACTCAAAATACAAGTATTCCATATGAATATATGCTTTCTTTTTATAATAGACATCTAACGTCACAACCCTTTTTTATCCACACAGGTATCAGGACAGAAGAAACTAACCGGATGCTCTTAAAGGTCGGACAAAGAGGAGCTAAGATGCTTGAGCTTACTATTGAACAGGAGCATGGTGTTCTAAGTGAATTAGACATTCAAAATGATAGAAGGGTACGCCAATGA
- a CDS encoding DUF2187 family protein gives MKKAEVGNIIEFRGGLQGIVEKVNENSVIVDLTYMDNYRDLELDQRTVVNHKNYKVVKESAY, from the coding sequence ATGAAAAAAGCAGAAGTTGGGAATATCATAGAATTCCGTGGTGGTTTGCAAGGGATTGTTGAAAAGGTAAATGAAAATTCTGTAATAGTCGACCTAACATATATGGATAATTATCGTGATTTGGAATTAGATCAACGTACGGTTGTCAACCATAAAAACTATAAGGTAGTAAAAGAAAGCGCTTATTAA
- a CDS encoding DUF6254 family protein: MSKSKSEQEREWTVRKQDQNPHGKVKSLKDLANETGKGKE, encoded by the coding sequence ATGAGTAAGTCAAAAAGTGAGCAAGAGAGGGAATGGACAGTTAGAAAACAGGATCAAAACCCCCATGGGAAAGTAAAGTCATTAAAAGACCTTGCCAACGAAACAGGGAAGGGAAAAGAATAA
- a CDS encoding type II CAAX endopeptidase family protein: MKKHNLDIRLIVGLLVAHILINFSFHDKAIFWYIFSGSLLVLIAYATLQGDVDDEVPFIKYFFFGVVSGFVLYLVFWLGIQAMELLHLPFENSLNKLYKLYAPSLFWQYIALILVAAPGEELFWRGFIQKNLMKYFRPLVSIVIAALLYASVHIYSGSFLLVLAAFLSGLTWGFLYYWKKSMPLIIVSHLVFDIMIFIILPLK; the protein is encoded by the coding sequence ATGAAAAAACACAACCTAGACATAAGGCTTATTGTCGGGTTACTTGTTGCCCATATCCTCATCAACTTTTCATTTCATGATAAAGCTATATTTTGGTATATTTTTTCTGGCTCTTTACTGGTGTTAATTGCCTATGCTACCCTCCAAGGTGATGTAGACGATGAAGTCCCGTTTATCAAGTATTTCTTTTTTGGGGTAGTAAGTGGATTTGTACTCTACTTAGTTTTTTGGCTGGGAATTCAAGCAATGGAGTTGCTTCACCTTCCATTTGAAAATAGCCTAAATAAATTGTACAAGTTGTATGCACCTTCGTTATTTTGGCAGTACATTGCTTTAATATTAGTTGCTGCACCTGGAGAAGAGCTTTTCTGGCGTGGATTTATTCAGAAAAATTTAATGAAATATTTTCGTCCATTGGTAAGTATTGTAATAGCTGCATTACTTTATGCTTCTGTACACATCTATTCTGGTTCTTTTTTGTTAGTTTTAGCTGCTTTTCTATCAGGTCTTACCTGGGGATTCCTCTATTACTGGAAAAAAAGCATGCCGCTTATCATTGTTTCACATCTTGTCTTTGACATCATGATTTTTATTATTTTACCGCTTAAATAG